TAGAATTCTGCGAGATCAACACGCCGCTCACCCAATTCCCAATTGGCGACAAGAGCATGGGCAACATCCAGCTTCGTCGCCAGGTCTCGCTGGGTCATTCCTGCCTGATTTCTCAATTCGGTCAAAAGACCGGCAATTATGGCGCCATGCTCGCTATGGATAGTTTTTTTCATTGCTCATATTTTATGAGCAAAGTGGGTTGCTAAAAAATTCTTAGCAGGCTAGGCTATTGGTATGACAGATAGAATGGAGCCAGCTACGATTCGTCGCTACATCCAAGCGAGAAAAGAAATTGATCAGAGTGCCAAAAAGATTTGTGCGATTACTCAAACACTCGCCCACTTAGAGCAATCGTCTGACGACCAATCAGCGATTTGCCCCAATTCTCTCGGTGCGATTCATCTTTTGCTCAGTCTCTATGCGATCGATATATTATCTGTGCTGGAGAATTTCGCGCCCATCAAAGAAGCAGAACGCGAAATAGAAAAGCTCGACTAGCGAGGTTGAGCATCGAAACCGCAAGTAGCGGTATTCACTCGCCTGTTTTCCTGCCACGCAGGAAAAGGATCGTGCCAGCCCTGCGCGGAAACCTGTCAAGGTAGAATTTCCCCGCTCGCTTGTGCAGCTTCGTCGCTTTGCTCCTTGCTTCCGCGCTGCGCGGAAAAATCTCCACCCTGACAGGACGCCTGTGGCGTCCGCTCCGGGCACGCTTTCGCTTTCGCTCGCCGCTTGGCAGGGAAAAACAGGCGACCAATGACGGGAGCCTAAACAACGGAGATTCAAGAATGACCACCAACACCGCGACTTATTGCCCCGAGGACAACAAGCTACGCCTTTATGTGGGGCGCGTCCCGCATGACGAATACCTTGCCCTGAAGGCCGAAGGCTGGACGAGCACGCCGAAACAGGATTGCGATTTTGCCGCCACTTGGACGCCCCGGCGCCGTGACACCTGCCTTGATTATGCGGGCATTATTGAAGATGAAGACATGGAACCGGCGGAGCGATCCGCCGACCGGGCCGAACGCTTCGCCGAATACCGCGAAAAGCGTACCGCCGAAGCCGTAGGCCATGCCAACCGCTACGAGGCAACGCCGCTTGCGCATGGCTACCAAAACGAACAGCGAGCACAACGCGCCGCCGCCCGACATGACCGCATAGCGGGCTATGCTTGCGACGCTTGGAGCAAGGCCGAATACTGGCAGCGCCGCACCGCTGGAGTGATTCAACATGCCCTTTACGTGTCAACGCCGAGCGTTCGCATGGGCCGAATCAAGCGCCTTGAATCCGAACAGCGCAAGCGAGCCGAAGCCGTAGAACAATACAAGAAGCGTTTCCGCAACTGGCAGCAAGTCGCGGCGATTGAAGACCCCAAGGAACAGACCGCCGCCGCTGTTCACGTCGCAAACTTCTGTCACGGCCACCATTACCGCCACCCGCGCCCCGAGTCGGCTACGACCTACGTGCGCGAGCACGGAACCAGCTTGTATTCACTCTTAACGCAGGAAAACGACCCAATTACCGGCGCCGAAGCCGCCGCCCTTTGGTTCAAGGGACAGATTGACCCCGAGAGCGCCGAGTTTGAACACACCAGAATCATGCAATGGACACGCCATTGCGAATTACGCCTTGCTTACGAAAGACAGATGCTCGACGCCCAAGGCGGACGCCTTGCTAGTGTTGAGATTGAGCCGGGCGGGTATATTGGCGGCAAGCTCGTTTACAAGGTCAACAAATCGCCCAAAACTAAGCGCGTGACTTCGGTTTCGGTCCTTGGGCCGAAGGTTGAGAGCTGGACTTATCGCGCAACGAACATTGCCGGTACTGAATGGGCCGAATATTCGATTGAAACCGAGCGCCTTTCCCCGGACGCCTACACGCCGCCGACCCACGAAAGCCGAGCCGAGCTCAAGCGCATTAAGGCCGAGGTCAAGCAAGCCCAGGCACCGCTAAAGAAATCTTGCCCGCTCATCAACCCGACCCGCGAGGACGCCGAGCGTTTGCAAACCTTGTGGAATGAAAAGGCTTTGGCGGACGCAAAGCGCCATGCTCGCGTCACGCTTCCCGAACCGTCCACCGTTACCGAGATGACGCAAGCCGAATACAAGCGCACGAGCGCCGGAACCTACGCTAGCGCAAAAACCGTCCACCTTGACCCCGGAGGCCTCGAATGCCGCTCACGTTATTACAAGGTCCAGACGGGCGACGCCGTTTGCAAAGTTCGCCGGATGGATTCAGCAGGGGTGAGCTTTTACCGCGCTGATTCTGTCATCGTGCTGACCGACAAGCCGCAAAAGCCTTTTCCTATCGCCCTCTGGCATCGGGAGACCTATCAACCGGACATTGCGAAGCTGCACGAAGCCATTGCCGCCGCCAACGGCTGCGGAGCCAACGAGCAGCAGGCAAAGCTACTGCGTGAAGCCGACGAAAACGGAATCGTCGATTGCCCATCCACCCATCAAGCGAACTGGACAGACGAAGGCCGTAAGCTCTGCACCGCCTTCTTTGCCCGGCAACGTGAAACCGCCAATATTTAAAACATGCGCGGGAGGTCCGAACCCTCCCGCCTCAACCTTCCTTGAACAATGAAACCAGAAAATTATCACCGCTTGCAACGCTTGCGCTTGGAGAATGGCCAAGCCGGTTTTGACCAAGAAGCGATGCGCCCGCGCTTTGAACGTTTGGCCAATCGGCACGAGAACGGCGCCGCGCCCCGCGCCGTCACCGCATACCAGCTTTTCCAGACGCCGCCCGCTCTGGCCCGCAAGCTCGTCAGCTTGCTTGAACTGGCGCCGGGAGCACGTGTTTTAGAGCCCTCAGCAGGGCTAGGGCGCCTTTTAGATCAATTACAGTCCCATGCCCCCGCTGAGGTTGTCGCCGTCGAAATGGCCCCGCAGTGCGCCGGGGAGCTTTTCCAGCAGGAACGCGAGCGTGTGACCATCAAGCAACGTGATTTCCTCACCGTTACCCCCGGCGAAATCGGTGCCTTTGACGCCGTGGCGATGAATCCGCCGTTTCACATGCGCAGCGATATTGCGCACATTTTACACGCCAGATGCTTTCTAAAACCCGGAGGAAGGCTTGCGGCTATCTGCATGAGCACGGACCACCGGGAGCGGGCGCTAAGGCCCTTGTGCGATTCGTGGGAAGTTCTCCCGGCGTCAACCTTTGCCGAGGCAGGGACAAAGGTTGACGCTGTTCTGTTAACGATTAGTCGAGACGCATAAGCGATGAAACGGCTTAGATTGTGCCGAGTTCTCCATGTGCAAATCGCCGCTAGGGCGGAACTAGGCAGGTTTTCAGAGCATAGTCATGTTGCTTTTTCGGCAGGACTTGGCACCTCCAGAGTAAGCAACAAGCAAGCAACAGCGTTGTTGCTTAATCTCGGACATACTGATAGAAAAAGCCCTAACCAATTGATGGTTAGGGCTTTAAAAATGGTGGCCAGACCGTGAATCGAACACGGGACACAAGGATTTTCAGTCCTCTGCTCTACCAACTGAGCTATCTGGCCAAAATTGGAAAGAGGTGGATAATTGCACTCAATTGGCTTCCGTCAAGGTGTTTTTCGAAAATATTCTGAATTCATTTCAAAATAGACAATAGCCGAAATTATGCTATCCTTGTTATCACCATGAGTTTAGTTGAAATACTGCTATGCATCTTCCTTCCTCCCGTCGCCGTTGCTGTCAAGAAAGGCATCGGGGTGGATTTACTGATCAACATCATTTGTTGCTTCTTTTTTTGGATTGGCGGCGTTATTCACGCATTTTATGTGCTGAATCAAAAATGATTCTCGCTAAATAGAGAAAAGCTGTCACCGTAGCGCGCTCTTTTGACCATTATGAGCGCGCTCGCCGAACCAACACGCACTGCGGAGAAGATCCGCAACATCGCAATTATCGCCCACGTCGACCACGGTAAAACCACTTTGGTGGATTGCCTGCTGCAACAGTCTGGCACCTTCCGGGAAAATCAGGAAGTTCAAGAACGCGCCATGGACAGCATGGACCTTGAGCGCGAAAAGGGCATCACCATTAAGGCCAAGAACACCGCGATCCAGTGGAACGGCTACACGATTAACATCGTCGACACCCCCGGCCACGCCGACTTCGGTGCCGAGGTGGAGCGCGTAATGAAAATGGTGGACGGCGTGTTGCTGCTCACCGACGCCGTTGGCGGCCCGCAGGCGCAGACCCGCTGGGTGCTCCGCAAGGCGCTTGGCCATGGCCTCAAGACGATTTGCGTGATTAACAAGGTCGACCGCGACACCGCGCGCCCGGATTGGGTTCACGACAAGGTGCTGGAGCTGTTCCTCGACCTGGAGGCCGACGAAGACCAATTTAACGCGCCATTCCTCTACGCATCCGCCAAAAACGGCTTTGCCGACCGTGAGGAAAACGGCCCGCGCGAAAACATGACCGCGCTGTTTGAAACCATCGTCGAGCGCATCCCGGCCCCGACCGTGGAAGAGGGCGACTTCCGCATGCTCGTTTCGAACATCGACTGGGACCCCTTTGTCGGCCGTCTGGCCATTGGCCGCATCCTCTCCGGCAAGGTCGAGAGCGGTTCCACTATCCACGCCCTGCGCAAGGACGGCAAAGTCGAGCGCGTGAAGATCACCAAGCTCACCCAGTTTACCGGCCTCGGCGTGGTGCCGGTCGAGTCCTGCGGCGCTGGCGACATCGTCGGTATTGCCGGCTTTGAAGAAATCGACATCGGCGAAACGCTTGCTGCCGACAAGGAAGCAGAGCCGTTGCCGTTCATGGAGATCGATCCGGCCACGGTGCAAATGGAATTTCACGTCAACGACGGTCCGTTGGCCGGCAAGGACGGTAAAAAGGTCACCTCGCGCCAGATTCGCGAGCGCCTGATTCAGGAGACCAAGGCCAACATTTCCATTAAGATTGCGGACACGACTGAGGGCACGCGATTCCTCGTCAACGCCCGCGGCTCGATGCAGATCGCGGTGCTCGTCGAAACCATGCGCCGCGAAGGTTACGAAGTGATGGTTTCGCGCCCGACCGTTCTCTTTAAAGAGATCGATGGCCAAATGTGCGAACCCTTCGAGCAAGTCTGGGTCGAAGTGCCCGAGGACATGTTGGGCTCGGTCATGGAAAACCTTTCCAACCGCAAGGCGCAGATCACCAACATGGAGCACCACCACGCGGGTGTCACCGTGGAGGCGACGATCTCGACCCGTGGCCTGATCGGCTTCGAGAGCGACCTCGTCACGCTGACCAGCGGTCACGGTGTCTGCTCGCACATGTTCCTGGAATATCGTCCCAAGGGCGCGGAAATCATTACTCGTAAGACGGGCACACTGTGCTCCATCGCCACCGGCCCGGCCATGGCCTATACGCTGAACCTGATCCAGGAGCGCGGTAAACTGTTCGTTGCCCCGGGTGACGAGGTTTACAACGGCCAGGTAATCGGTGAATGCCCGCGCAAGGAAGACCTGCCGGTCAACCCTTGCAAGGCCAAGCAGCTCGACAACATGCGCTCCGCTGGTAAGGACGACAACGTCCAGCTCGCACCGCCAATCCGCTTCTCCCTTGAGCGCGCGATCGAATACATTGCTGCGGACGAGCTGGTCGAAGCCACACCGAAGTTCCTGCGTCTGCGCAAGCGCGTCCTCGACGCCGAAGAGCGCCGCCGCATCGCCAAGCGCGGCAAGAGCTAGGCTAGCCAAGGGCGGAGCCCTTGGAGATTAAAGGAAAAAGATTAAAGGAAAAAGTTTCGGCTTGGTGGGCTGAGGTTTAGCTATGCCTCAGATGGGTGTGTCTAAGTTTCTGGCGTATCTACGCGTCGTGCTAAGATATGGAGTGCGCCAGCCCTGGCGCTTTAGCATTTTCAACGCACGCTATATCCGTCGCGAAGAGCGTTCTGCTATGGTGTCCCCGGAGCATCCGGGCATCACCCAAAATCCTGAAGGCACCAGAGGGCTGGCGCACTCCATATCCGTGACTCAGTGCGCGGCGAAAAATCGCGTCGGAACTTTAATCTTTTTCCTTTTTCCATTAATTAACGCATGTTCGAAGTTTACCGCGATATCGATGCTACGAAGGTCGGCCTTTACGACGGGGTGTTGCGCGGTGCGGGGATTAAGACGATGATCCGCAATTGGAACGCCGTCAGCATGACGACGGAGATCCCGATCCCGGTGATGTATCCCAATATCGTCGTCTTTAGCCAAGAGGACTTCAAGCGGGCGCGGGCCATCATTGAGGAAGCCGAACAGGCGGCCGATTTGCCTGATTGGCAGTGCCCGCATTGCGGCGCGGATAATGTCGGTGCCGTTGGCGAGTGCTGGCAGTGTCAGCGGGAGCGGGAAGTCGCGGAATAGTCCTTACTGCTTAAGGCGTTTTTTTGTCTCGATGTATGACAGGGCAGAAATCGGCAGCATGAGTGTGCCCGCGATTAAGCAGACATTGAGCCCATGAAACAGGCCCGCGATGGGCCACGGGCCGTAGTAGCCCGGGCTGACTTCATACCCCATCGGCCAGCCAATTCGCTGTGGGGCCTCGCCGTGCAGCCAGAGAGACGCCATGACGCCCGCGATGAGCGAAATACAAAGCCACAGGCTGCTGCCGACTCGCCAAAGCACGCGGCTTTCAGTCTTTTTCCAGGCGAATCGCATCGGCGCCTTCAGGATGAGTAGGGGCAGCAGTCCAAGCGTAGTGGGCGAGGGGAAAAGCATCAGCAGAGCAATGAGGAACACTGTTCCATCAATGCGAACTCGGGTGTGCAGAGACTTCTTAAGCCAATTCATGCGGACTAAAGCTCCATGTCGTCCAGCTCGCGCTGCTTTTCCTCGGCGGTGAGGGGGACGACGCGCACTTGCAGGCCATGCTCTTCCAGGATGGGGCGCATGACGCTGTCGGCGACGCTGATAATTTGCGGACCCCAGCGAACGTCGCCCGAGGTGATGGCTTGGTGGATCTGGACCAAATTCTGGCCCTCGAGGGGCTCCAACTCTTGCAGCGCCTTCAGCTGATCCGGGGTTGGTGATGTGATCGGCGAAATGATGAGCCAGGCCATCTGGTCGATCAGGCTACGAACGGCAGCCTCCGGATCGTCCAGACCGCCGGGGGCAATGTCTTCGAACATGCCGAAGGCTGACTGGAGATACGGGTTCTTTTCGTCGTCGTCAGGCTCCATGTAGGCGACATTTGCCGTTAATCACGAATTGGCAGAATGGAGTTGCGCGGTCAGCGGCGCTCGTTCCAGTCGGCGGACTCGTAATGGGCGATCAGGGCCTTGAGCTCGTTAGCCGACCACTTGGGGAAGGGCTGGCTGCTGGCAGCGCCGCCCAGCCATTCTGCGAGCGCGCCGGTGAAGTCTGATTCAAAGCGGGTCCAGTTGAGCGCGCGAATCGGGGCGCGGTGGATGCTGCCCTGCATGAGTAGGCCGTCGCGGGTGCGCCGCTGGGCGGCACCCGCGATTTTCTCACCGTTTTCGTCGATGACGTCGCCGGGCTCGGCACGCTGGAAGCATATTTGGGCGACGGTGGGCGCGCTGGCCTCCTCGGCGGCTTCTGCGCAAGGGCAGGGGGCGAGGGCGGCTTCGATGTCCTGCGCCTTGAGGGCCCAGATCAGGATGTTGTGGACTTCGCGGTAGGCGTCGCCGGCCTTGAGCTTGGCCAGTGCATGGGTGGCGGGCACGACGAGGGAGTAGGTCCAGTCGTCGCGGTGGTCGACCACGCCGCCGCCAGTGGAGCGGCGAACGAGTTGAAACTTGTCCGCGAAATGCTCATGCGCCTCGCGCCAGGTGGCGTGAACGGGCATTAGCTCCTGCGCCTCAGCAAACTTCTGGGTGCGGCCGAAGGTGAAGGCTGGGCGGTCCCACTCGTAGTGGCGAAACCGCGGCTGTTCCGGCTGCGGGTAGTTCTCCAGCAACAGCTGGTCGACGGCCATGTTGGCCGCGGCGGAAAGCTTACGGGTTGGAAAGGTGTGCATGAGGGAGGATTAAAGTGAGCAAATTAAAAATCAAAGAGAACGGCAATGTGCCTTTGAGCGCGACTCAGGATTGAATACTTTGGCTGCGGCGGTGGGTGATCAACCCAATAAAAAACCCGGCGCGTTGGGGCGCCGGGCTTTGCCAAATGATGGCGGGAGACTCTACTTGGACAGTTCGTCCAAGGTGGGAAGGTCGTCCCCGAGCTGGATGTCCCATTCGTCGATCTCTTCGCCTTCGGCGGGCGGGCCTGCCTTGCTGGAAGTTTCGAGAATGTAGGTGTTCAGCTCCTTATCGAGAATGTTTTCCGCCCAGTAGCCGTTCTGCAGCTCGTAGTCGTCTGGCTCGTAGCCGTACTTTTCGAGGGTGGCCAGGATAACGGATGAATCCGGGGTGCCGCCGTGGTCGGAGATCAGGCCCTTTTCGCGGTGGACGCGCACGCACTCATGGATGATGAATGGTGGCAGCTTTTCCTGATAGCTTGGGTGAACCTTGTGGCTGCCAGCCCACTTTGCCCAGGCGTCACGGTCGATGGATCGCTGAGTCTGGGTAAGGGCTTCGTAATAATATACGCGGCGCTTGGAAAGCTTGGTCACCAAGGCGATCAGAGACATGCCGTCTTGTTCGATTTCGAGCCAGTCGAGCGGGCGCGGCTTTTCGATCGGATCGCGGGATCTGGAAATATCTTCGGGTGCTTCGAGGAATTGAACGCCGAGCGCTCGGGAGAACTTCACGGTTGTTTCACCGTCCTTCTGGAGGGTGACTTTACCCTTGTTGATTAGGTCTTCGTGAAACTTCCGCGCATCTTCCGGGGACTCCGCCCAGATGTAGTTGGTGATGCGGGTAACAACCTTGAATTTTCTCATGTCTGATTCCTGTAGAGATTATTGTGAATGGCGCCCGAATAATATAGGGTTTATGGGCTGTTTTAATACGCTATTCGACGAACATTAAGTACGTGAAAAGCCAAGTTCAACCCTAAATTGGCAGATTGGCAAGGCTTGATCAATCCAGCTGGTGTGGTGGTCATCGATGTTTAGCCAGCCAATCGCACCCCACCACTGATCAGGGCCCATTTTAAGACCCTGAATTCACCCTAGTTTTAGTTATGTGACAACCAACGGCTTGACTTGCCAGCGAATGTGTCGATAAGACCCACTTGGAACGGCTAACTGCCGGGCTGCTCGATATCTAGCATTTTGACGGTGAAAAGCTTGCATTCATCGTCGCATGTCATTTCGATTGCGAATCACCCGTTCAACTCCTCTCTTTCTATGCCACGTAAAATTTGTTTCCTGAACTATAAAGGCGGGGTGGGCAAAACATCGCTCATCGTTAACACCGCTGCCTGCCTGGCGCACAAGGGTAAACGCGTTCTTCTATTTGATTTTGATACTCAGTCGAATGCCAGCATCTGGTTGATGCGCCTCGACCGGTGGAACAAGTTGAACATCAACGGTGCCGGCTCGATTTACTCCGTGTTTGAGCCCGCCCAGAGCACGATCAAAGACATCGTCGTTAAGGACGTGGTGCAGAGCAAAACGGGTGAAAAAGTTTTGCCGGGCTTGGATATTGTGCCGACCACCTTCAACCTCGTCGACTTGGAAAATGAGTTCAAGGGGGATCCACAACAGCCGCACTACAAGATCATTAACGATCAGCTGTCGGAGATCGAAGATGACTACGATTACGTCGTTTTTGACTGCCCGCCGAACATCCTCAATGCTTCGCAATGCGGTGTGTTCACGAGCTCGGAAATCTACGTTCCGTCCAACCCGGACGCCCTCAGTTTGATCGGTTTTACGCTGCTCGTTGAAAAATTACTTCTTTTTCACAAGCGTTCTGCGAGCTTCCGCACGTCGGGCATGGCTCCGCCAGCTGCCGTTCGCGGCATCATCTTCAATTCGATTAAGGCCAACGTGGACATCGAGGTTCCGAAGATGCGTATGCAGCTGCGTATGAACCAGTTCCGCAATCAGCGCCGCGTGTCTCAAGACGCAAAAATCTTTGAATCGATGATCCGCGACGCCACGGTTGTTCGCCGTGCGGTGACTTTGGGTCTGCCGGTTAGCCTGGTTGGCCAGGCCGCTCAGGAGGAAGATAGCGTCGTTAAGGACTATGCACGCCTCGCTGCGGAGATTGACCGCCACGCCATTTCTTGGTAACGCTTGCAAACTTAGTTTAAGACGGGATAGTTAGGAGAATATGTCTGAAGAATCGCCAACGCTTCGATACAACAAAGATGACTGGGATGAAATTCGCTTGGCGTTCGCCACTTCGCTGATGGTGGACACCGGCCTGTTGAGTCTCTCCCAGAATTTGGAAATCGAGGAATGGCCGATCAAGGGCTCCGGCGAAACTCCGTCTAAGTATATCGACTTCACCTGGGAAGAACTTCAGGAGCTCCCTGGCTTGGCTGATAAGCCTGCCCGTATCGATTTGCTCATCCACATCCTGCGCGAAACGCAGGCTTTCGATGACCCGTTCGGCGATATGGTGGCTACGGTGGATGCCCATGCGAGCGTTGACCGCACGCTGGAGAAAAATATCAACCGTCTGAAGATCCCGGAAGACTTCCCGATGGCCCTCAGTGGCTTGTCCGCGGACACGCTTTCCTTCTGCCAGAATGAGGATATCAAGACGCTGAAGGACTTTGGCCATTTTGCGCAAAACATGGCGCAAAACATCGTCATCGGTGGTGACTTCCGTGCGCTGCTCAACTCGCTGAGCACCGAGGACCAGCAGACCTTGGCCAAGTATGTTCCTTTCCGCCCGGGCAGCCTCGGCCTGCATTTGCCAGAGTGTATCGGCCTGTTGCTCAACCAGCTGAGCGAGGTGGAAAAGTGCTCCTTGCTCAAGAAATTCGGCTACGACCGGATGACGGACAACATGGAGGCCAAGGCCCGCCTCAGCAAGGAGCAGGTCAGCCAATTGGAAGACATTCTCCAGAGCAAGCTGAAGGAAATCTGCGATTACTTCCCGGAACAGTACAAGCAGCTCGCGATGGACATCAAGGGCGGCAAAACACTGGAACGCATCTTTATGGTGGTGGACGAGCCGGAGCGCGAGTGCATCTGCGCGAATATCACCCAACGCTACTTGAAGGAAAACGCTATCGCTGACTTGCCGGAACCCGAAACTGCGAAAAAGCGAGGCTTCTTCTCGCGACTATTTGGACGTTAATTTCAGAGAGCCGCTAAGGCATGACCGCACCCAAACCACCGCAGAAAAAACGCGTAATCAGTCTCAGACCGAAACTGCAGCAAGCCGCAGAAGCTTCGCTGAAATCTAAGGAAACGATTGACCTCATCATGCGCCGCACGCGCGCGCCTTTCGATGAGCATGATCACATGGCCAAAGCGGAAATCGATTCGCTGGAGAAAAGTCTGCGCAAGCTGGAAGCTGATCTTCTGGAGCGCGAGCGCAATGCCGCCGACTACGAAGCCAAGCTTGCCGAACGCGAACGCGATATCTGGGAAGGCGAAGCCCTCATCAAGGTGAAGCAGGAAATGCTTGCCGCCAAGATGAGCGAATTTCAAAAAGCCAAGGCCGAGGCCGGCGACGAAAATAGCGACAATGGCTCAATGTCCAGCGAGGAGCGCCAGGCCCTGGAGCACTTACGCGAAACCCTCGACCAGCGGGAGCAGGCCATCAAGGAGGCGAAAGAGCAGCTCAAGGAGCGCGAAGCCTTCATTGAGGAATCCGAAAATGCGCTCTTCGAAAAGATGATGGAGCAGCAGGAAAAAGAGACCGAGATCGAGCAACGCATGGAGGAGCTCCAGAAGCTCGAAGCCAAGCTGAAGCAGGGTTAGCCGCGCCAGTTTACTCGATGTAACGCCGGTTTGCGTTACATCTTTTTGTCGCTCGTGCTGAACTATATCTCGCTTGTTCTCATCGCCAGACCATAGAAAAAGCGCAGGGCATCTCGCCACTGCGCTTTTGAATGTTCGCGACTCATTTGCGCACTGCGCAAATCTATCGATCCAGGCTTCGACAGGCTCAGCCCATGCGGCGCGCTGCGCTAGCAGACGCGGCCTTTGGTGCGGGACTCGGCGGTGAGCTTTTCGTAGTCGACGGCGTCTTCATTGAGCTTTGCGATACAAAGCTTCATGTCCTCGGCGAACTTCTCGGCCATGTCGCGGGAGAAGTTTTCCTTCACCACCATGCGGAGCACGTGGACGCTGTCGGCGTCGGCAGGCAGGGAGTAGGCGGGGACAATCCAGCCGTATTGGCGCAGCAGGTCGCTAAGCAGATAAATGATCTTGTTGTCGGCGTCGTGGTCCTTGAGGCGCACGGTGACGGTCGGCAAATACTTGGACTCGTTGAGCAGCTCGAAAACGCCGAGCTCCATCAGCTTGCCTTCGAGGAATTGCGCGTTGTCCATGATGTTCTTCATGATCTTGCGGTAGCCATCCTTGCCGAGGCGGAGGAAGTTGTAGTACTGCAGGAGCACCATGGAGGAGGCGCGGGAGAAGTTGAGGCTGTAGTTGGGCATGTTGCCACCAAGGTAGGTGATGTTGAACACCAACTCCTCCGGCAGATCACTGCGGTCGCGGAAGACGACGGTGCCGATGCCCGGGTAAACGAGGCCAAACTTGTGGTTGGAAATGTTGACCGACTTGACGTGCTCCAGGCGGAAGTCCCACTCGACATCCGGGTAGACAAAGGGTGCCACGAAGCCGCCGCTGGCACCGTCGCAATGGATCGGAATGTCCCAACCCTTTTCGGCTTTCAGTTTCTTCAGGTAGTCGTTGATGCCGCGCACGTCGTCGAGCTGGCCGGTGAAGGTGGTGCCGATCACGCAGCCCACGGCGACGGTGTTTTCATCGACATAGCCGTCGAGCTGGTCGGCGGTCATGTAGAACTGGTCCTTCTTCAGCGGCACCACGCGCATCTCGACATCGAAATAGAGTGCAAACTTTTCCCAGCAAGTGTGGACATCGGCGGAGAAGACGACGTTAGGCTTGTCGATGGAAAGACCGGCGGCCTGGCGACGCTTTTTCCAACTCCATTTGTGGGCGAGCAGGCCGAGCATAATCGCCTCGGAGGAGCCAACGGTGCAGGTGCCAACGGGGTCGCAGTCCTTGGGCGCATTGAGCATGCGGCCCATCATGCTGACGACGCGCTGGTGAATCTCCTCGGTTTGCGGATACTCATCCTGGTCGACGAGGTTCTTGTTGGCGGAAATTTTCAGTAGCTCGTCAGCCTCGGGCTCCATCCAGGTCGTCACAAAGCTGGCGAGGTTTAGCGCCGGGTTGCCGTCGAGATTGAGCTCGTCCTTGATCACCTGAAAGGCGACCCGGGCGTCCATGCCGTTTTCAGGTATCTCGTATTTCGAGACTGTTTCGTCCATATGCCGATCGGCATAGGTGAAGTTAAGGGGTTCGTTATGCTCTTCGAGATGCTTGACCTGTTTCATAGTAGTTATATAGGGTGTTTCCTAGATGGGGGGCAACGGTGAATTAGTTCGTAACGAAATCATAACGCTGCGTCGTCGTTGCCGGTGGTTGTCTGTGATGATTGCTGCGATGGTGCCGCTTGCCAACGCTAAAACCGAAAATGACCCTCCGCTGACCAGCGATGCCAGCGCCTTCGATGAATGGCTTGCCGGTGAT
This is a stretch of genomic DNA from Cerasicoccus sp. TK19100. It encodes these proteins:
- a CDS encoding ParA family protein, with product MPRKICFLNYKGGVGKTSLIVNTAACLAHKGKRVLLFDFDTQSNASIWLMRLDRWNKLNINGAGSIYSVFEPAQSTIKDIVVKDVVQSKTGEKVLPGLDIVPTTFNLVDLENEFKGDPQQPHYKIINDQLSEIEDDYDYVVFDCPPNILNASQCGVFTSSEIYVPSNPDALSLIGFTLLVEKLLLFHKRSASFRTSGMAPPAAVRGIIFNSIKANVDIEVPKMRMQLRMNQFRNQRRVSQDAKIFESMIRDATVVRRAVTLGLPVSLVGQAAQEEDSVVKDYARLAAEIDRHAISW
- a CDS encoding glutamate decarboxylase gives rise to the protein MKQVKHLEEHNEPLNFTYADRHMDETVSKYEIPENGMDARVAFQVIKDELNLDGNPALNLASFVTTWMEPEADELLKISANKNLVDQDEYPQTEEIHQRVVSMMGRMLNAPKDCDPVGTCTVGSSEAIMLGLLAHKWSWKKRRQAAGLSIDKPNVVFSADVHTCWEKFALYFDVEMRVVPLKKDQFYMTADQLDGYVDENTVAVGCVIGTTFTGQLDDVRGINDYLKKLKAEKGWDIPIHCDGASGGFVAPFVYPDVEWDFRLEHVKSVNISNHKFGLVYPGIGTVVFRDRSDLPEELVFNITYLGGNMPNYSLNFSRASSMVLLQYYNFLRLGKDGYRKIMKNIMDNAQFLEGKLMELGVFELLNESKYLPTVTVRLKDHDADNKIIYLLSDLLRQYGWIVPAYSLPADADSVHVLRMVVKENFSRDMAEKFAEDMKLCIAKLNEDAVDYEKLTAESRTKGRVC